ACCACCGAACGCCCGCTCGTCGATCGCCTCCGCGAGCGTCGCGAACGCGGTCGCGATCTCGTCCTCCGGCACGCACGCATAACCGAGCAGCAAGCCCGACGCCGCGCGCGCGCGCTCCGCGTAATAGCCGGACAGCGGCCGCACGACGATATTGCGTTCGAGCGCGGCCTGCGCGACCGCGCGATCGTCGACGCCATCGGGCAGTTGCGTGACGAGATGCAGCCCCGCATCGCTGCCGAGCGCGTGCAACGTGTCGCCGTAACGGCCGGCGACCGCATCGAGCAGCATCTCGCGGCGTTGCCCGTACAGCGTGCGCATCTTGCGGATATGCGACACGAAGTGCCCTTCCGCGATGAACTCCGCGAGCACGGCCTGCTGCAGCAACTGCCCTTCGCGATACAGCTCGGCGCTCGCGGTCGCGAAACTTTCCGCGAGCGGCTCCGGCGCGACCAGGTAGCCGACCCGCAGCCCGGGGAACAGCGTCTTGCCGAAACTGCCGACGTAGATCACCTGCCCGGCCGTGTCGAGACCCTGCAGCGACGCGAGCGGCCGGCTGCCGTAGCGGAATTCGCTGTCGTAATCGTCCTCGATGATCCAGCAGCCGTGCTGGCGCGCATATTCGAGCAGCATCCGCCGCCGCGCGAGGCTCATCACCATCCCGAGCGGATACTGGTGCGACGGCGTGACGAGCATCAGCTTCGGCGGCTCGGCGAGATCGGCGGCCGACGGCGCGATGCCTTCGTCGTCGACCGGAATCGGCCGCGTGGTCAGCCCCGATACGTTCAGCACGCTACGCACGCCCCAGTAGCACGGGTCCTCGGTCCAGATCGCGTCGCCCGGGTCGGTCAGCAACCGCACCGCGAGGTCGATCGACTGGTGGATGCCGGTCGTGATCACGATCTGCTCGGGCGTGCA
The sequence above is drawn from the Burkholderia stabilis genome and encodes:
- a CDS encoding PLP-dependent aminotransferase family protein, yielding MRASVLSDWLAQRLVRGGEQPIYRQLHRLLQQAILSRELPAGTRVPSSRLLAAELGIARNTVTQVYEQLSLEGYVNSATGRGTFVADSAPDEIVGAPPDAAAGPAIVMPSARRLSARGTRLVEGAGVSKRQGGAFMPGVPDVSRFPARVWTRLHNKYWRRLRPDLLTYAPGGGLALLREALADYLRTSRSVRCTPEQIVITTGIHQSIDLAVRLLTDPGDAIWTEDPCYWGVRSVLNVSGLTTRPIPVDDEGIAPSAADLAEPPKLMLVTPSHQYPLGMVMSLARRRMLLEYARQHGCWIIEDDYDSEFRYGSRPLASLQGLDTAGQVIYVGSFGKTLFPGLRVGYLVAPEPLAESFATASAELYREGQLLQQAVLAEFIAEGHFVSHIRKMRTLYGQRREMLLDAVAGRYGDTLHALGSDAGLHLVTQLPDGVDDRAVAQAALERNIVVRPLSGYYAERARAASGLLLGYACVPEDEIATAFATLAEAIDERAFGGAIEVA